In a single window of the Bacteroidota bacterium genome:
- the ftcD gene encoding glutamate formimidoyltransferase, with the protein MNRIIECVPNFSEGNDLHIIKQITDKIESVEGVRLLNVDPGKATNRTVVTFVGEPGAVVEAAFRAIKIAGELIDMSKHKGEHPRMGATDVCPLVPVSGISMEETAAYSKKLAERVGKELGISVYLYEYAQADKKRNNLSVIRAGEYEGFFKKIKLPEWKPDFGPVEFDTKRGATVIGAREFLVAYNINLNTTSTRRANAIAFDVREAGRTQKDAKGNNVKDANGNPIVIPGTLKSVKAIGWFIEEYGVAQISMNLTNTKITSVHAAFEEVNKKATERGIRVTGSEIVGLIPMNCLLDAGKYFLEKQQRSTGVPEKELIRIAIKSLGLDELAPFKPHERIIEYMLNNSTSSKLISMSLADFADETSSESPAPGGGSISAYMGALGASLATMVANLSSHKRGWDDRWKGFSDWAEKGQQYKKELLQLVDRDTAAFNLIMNAFALPKSTEEEKSARTKAIQDATRTATEIPFRVMEVSFDSMNVIKAMAESGNPNSVSDAGVGALAARASVMGAYLNVRINAAGLADKNFVTEILSKGKAIQEKAIAMENEILRIVNEKIK; encoded by the coding sequence ATGAACCGGATAATCGAATGCGTTCCTAATTTCTCAGAGGGAAACGATCTCCACATCATCAAACAGATCACAGACAAAATTGAAAGTGTCGAAGGTGTTCGCCTGCTGAACGTAGATCCGGGCAAAGCAACGAACAGAACTGTTGTCACATTTGTGGGTGAGCCCGGCGCTGTAGTAGAAGCTGCATTCCGCGCCATAAAAATTGCCGGTGAGTTGATCGACATGAGCAAACACAAAGGAGAACATCCGCGCATGGGTGCTACTGATGTTTGTCCGCTTGTTCCTGTTTCCGGAATTTCGATGGAAGAAACTGCGGCGTATTCGAAAAAACTTGCTGAACGCGTTGGAAAAGAATTAGGCATTTCCGTTTATCTCTACGAATATGCGCAAGCGGATAAAAAAAGAAATAATCTTTCGGTGATCCGCGCCGGCGAGTATGAAGGATTTTTCAAAAAAATAAAATTGCCGGAATGGAAACCTGATTTCGGCCCGGTTGAATTCGATACGAAGCGGGGGGCAACCGTGATCGGCGCAAGAGAATTTCTCGTCGCTTACAACATCAATCTCAACACCACTTCCACGCGCCGCGCAAATGCGATCGCGTTCGATGTGCGCGAGGCAGGACGAACACAGAAAGATGCGAAAGGAAATAATGTGAAAGATGCCAATGGAAATCCAATCGTCATTCCCGGCACATTGAAATCAGTGAAAGCGATCGGATGGTTCATTGAAGAATATGGCGTTGCGCAGATCTCGATGAATCTCACCAATACAAAGATCACTTCGGTGCACGCTGCATTCGAAGAAGTGAATAAAAAAGCAACGGAGCGCGGCATTCGCGTAACCGGATCGGAGATCGTGGGGCTGATCCCGATGAATTGTTTACTCGACGCCGGAAAATATTTTTTAGAAAAACAACAACGTTCCACCGGTGTTCCTGAAAAAGAACTGATCAGGATCGCGATCAAGTCGCTCGGTCTTGATGAACTTGCTCCATTCAAACCCCATGAACGAATCATCGAATACATGCTGAACAATTCTACCTCATCAAAACTTATTTCCATGTCGCTTGCCGATTTCGCTGATGAAACATCGAGCGAAAGTCCTGCTCCCGGTGGAGGATCCATTTCGGCGTACATGGGCGCACTCGGCGCATCACTCGCTACGATGGTCGCAAATCTCTCTTCGCACAAACGCGGATGGGACGATCGCTGGAAAGGATTTTCAGATTGGGCGGAGAAAGGACAGCAATACAAAAAAGAATTATTGCAATTAGTGGATCGCGACACGGCTGCATTCAACCTCATCATGAATGCATTTGCATTACCGAAATCAACAGAAGAAGAAAAATCGGCGCGCACAAAAGCAATCCAGGATGCAACGCGAACAGCTACTGAAATTCCGTTCCGCGTAATGGAAGTTTCATTCGACTCGATGAATGTGATCAAAGCAATGGCCGAAAGCGGAAATCCGAATTCAGTTTCAGACGCAGGCGTAGGTGCGCTCGCTGCACGTGCATCCGTTATGGGCGCGTACCTGAATGTGAGGATCAACGCCGCCGGATTGGCCGACAAAAATTTTGTAACTGAAATTCTTTCCAAAGGAAAAGCGATCCAGGAAAAAGCAATTGCCATGGAAAACGAAATACTAAGGATCGTGAATGAAAAAATAAAATAA
- a CDS encoding imidazolonepropionase produces MKKLLVKNIGRLVQVRETSLTKVSGKEMAVLPSLANAWLACENGKIADYGTMENFSGISDWSELEVIDANEGFVFPSWCDSHTHLVYAGDREGEFVDRIRGLSYEEIAARGGGILNSAKKLRATSEDELFSQSLKRFDEIISLGTGAVEIKSGYGLDLESELKMLRVIRRLKELEKIPVKATFLGAHAVPTEFKNNKEGYIKLIIDEMMPAIANEKLADYCDIFCERNYFTEEESVRILEAGKKYGMIPKVHANQLSNSGGVQAGVKCGAISVDHLEYVGEEEISLLKNSSTMPTLLPGAQYFLGLPNPPARKMIDAGLPVAVASDFNPGSCPSGNMMQMMSMCCINYKMTPEEAINAATINSSYAMGISSSHGSITIGKTASFVITKQIPSVAFLPYAFGSNLVEQVIINGKVLS; encoded by the coding sequence ATGAAAAAATTACTCGTAAAAAATATCGGCCGGCTCGTACAGGTGCGCGAAACTTCTTTGACAAAAGTTTCCGGGAAAGAAATGGCTGTTCTTCCTTCACTTGCAAATGCATGGCTCGCGTGTGAGAACGGAAAGATCGCCGACTATGGAACCATGGAAAATTTTTCTGGAATTTCAGATTGGTCGGAACTCGAAGTGATCGATGCGAATGAAGGTTTTGTTTTTCCCTCGTGGTGCGACTCGCATACGCATCTCGTGTACGCAGGCGATCGCGAAGGAGAATTTGTGGATCGGATACGCGGATTGAGTTATGAAGAAATTGCTGCGCGTGGTGGAGGAATACTTAATTCTGCAAAAAAATTACGCGCCACTTCTGAAGATGAATTGTTTTCACAATCGCTGAAAAGATTCGACGAGATCATTTCACTCGGAACCGGTGCGGTGGAAATTAAAAGCGGTTACGGACTCGACCTGGAAAGTGAATTGAAAATGCTGCGTGTCATACGGCGGCTGAAAGAGCTTGAAAAAATTCCGGTGAAGGCAACTTTCCTCGGCGCACATGCGGTTCCCACGGAATTCAAAAACAATAAGGAAGGTTACATCAAACTCATCATTGATGAAATGATGCCTGCGATCGCCAATGAAAAACTTGCCGACTATTGTGATATTTTCTGCGAAAGAAATTATTTCACCGAAGAAGAATCCGTTCGCATTCTTGAAGCCGGAAAAAAATACGGGATGATCCCGAAAGTTCATGCGAATCAACTCAGCAATTCGGGTGGCGTGCAGGCGGGTGTGAAATGCGGAGCCATCAGTGTCGATCATCTCGAATACGTTGGCGAAGAAGAAATTTCTCTTCTGAAAAATTCTTCCACGATGCCCACTCTTCTTCCCGGCGCGCAATATTTTCTTGGCCTCCCCAATCCTCCCGCGCGAAAGATGATCGACGCAGGATTACCGGTTGCAGTAGCGAGTGATTTCAATCCGGGAAGTTGTCCATCAGGAAACATGATGCAGATGATGAGCATGTGCTGCATAAATTATAAAATGACGCCGGAAGAAGCGATCAATGCCGCAACGATCAATTCATCTTATGCCATGGGAATTTCTTCTTCGCATGGAAGTATCACTATTGGAAAAACTGCAAGTTTCGTTATCACAAAACAAATTCCGTCAGTGGCGTTTCTGCCTTATGCATTCGGAAGTAATTTGGTGGAGCAGGTAATTATCAATGGCAAAGTCCTATCCTGA
- the aroC gene encoding chorismate synthase: MPGNSIGKLFKLTSFGESHGPAIGGVIDGCPPGISIDNGFIRSEMRRRRPGQSHIVTQRKEEDEVEFLSGILDGKTTGTPIGFIIRNQDAKSKDYDLFREIYRPSHADFTYDAKYGVRDHKGGGRSSARETAARVVAGAVAKLFLASNGISVVAYVSQVGKLKLEKKYFELDLSFAEKNIVRCPDHDLAEKMIALIEETRKNGDTTGGVVECIAKGVPAGIGEPVFDKLHADIGKAMLSINAVKGFEFGSGFAGTEMYGSEHNDIFIPGKAERKIVTATNNSGGIQGGISNGEDIFFRVAFKPVATIMQKQRTVNTKGQVVEMMGKGRHDPCVVPRAVPIVEAMCAIVLMDHVLRQRAFK, from the coding sequence ATGCCCGGCAATTCCATTGGTAAACTTTTCAAATTAACTTCCTTCGGCGAATCGCACGGACCTGCCATTGGCGGAGTGATCGACGGTTGCCCGCCCGGAATTTCCATTGACAACGGATTCATCCGTTCTGAAATGCGCCGCCGCCGCCCGGGACAATCTCACATTGTTACACAGCGCAAAGAAGAAGATGAAGTGGAATTTCTCTCCGGGATCCTCGATGGAAAAACAACCGGAACACCAATAGGATTTATCATCCGCAATCAGGATGCGAAGTCGAAAGATTATGATCTCTTCCGCGAAATTTACCGCCCGTCGCACGCCGATTTCACTTACGATGCAAAGTATGGTGTTCGTGATCACAAAGGAGGCGGACGTTCTTCTGCGCGCGAAACCGCTGCGCGCGTAGTGGCGGGTGCGGTGGCAAAATTATTTCTTGCTTCCAATGGAATTTCTGTTGTCGCTTATGTTTCGCAGGTTGGGAAACTGAAACTTGAAAAAAAATATTTTGAACTCGATCTGTCGTTCGCAGAAAAAAATATTGTGCGCTGTCCCGATCATGATCTCGCCGAAAAAATGATCGCGCTCATTGAGGAAACAAGAAAGAACGGAGACACAACTGGCGGAGTGGTGGAATGTATTGCAAAAGGAGTTCCTGCCGGAATTGGTGAACCTGTTTTTGATAAACTGCACGCTGATATAGGGAAAGCAATGTTGTCGATCAATGCAGTGAAAGGATTTGAATTTGGAAGCGGATTTGCCGGAACAGAAATGTACGGATCAGAACACAATGATATTTTTATTCCCGGGAAAGCAGAACGGAAAATAGTAACGGCAACAAATAATTCAGGCGGCATACAGGGAGGAATCAGCAATGGGGAAGATATTTTTTTCCGCGTCGCATTCAAACCTGTTGCAACCATCATGCAAAAGCAAAGAACTGTTAATACCAAAGGACAGGTTGTGGAAATGATGGGAAAGGGCCGTCATGATCCGTGCGTGGTGCCGCGCGCGGTCCCGATCGTGGAGGCGATGTGCGCGATCGTACTCATGGATCATGTATTGCGCCAGCGCGCCTTCAAATAA
- a CDS encoding zeta toxin family protein: MRVFAGPNGSGKSTIINSIRSYRENEFQIDFGTYVNADDIAVMLRKNKFHFNKYNIKTTKEEFIKISISSGLISGSNFTLSRFLSSFRFSGNGKINLLNKRDDEALAQILADFLRKKLLSDGRKFSFETVFSHSSKIEIMKHAKNAGYKIYLYFVCTESPEINIRRVKKRVKQNGHDVPVDRLKSRYNRSLRFLYGASQLAYQAFFFDNSTDQLQPYFAHFKIQKGVKLWDEMDIEKIPMWFYKHYFAKVKKKK; the protein is encoded by the coding sequence ATGAGAGTCTTTGCAGGACCGAATGGCTCCGGGAAAAGCACGATCATTAACTCAATCAGGAGTTACCGTGAAAATGAATTTCAAATTGATTTTGGAACGTATGTTAATGCTGATGACATTGCAGTGATGCTAAGAAAAAACAAGTTTCATTTTAATAAATATAATATTAAAACAACCAAAGAAGAATTCATCAAAATCTCAATTTCTTCAGGGCTTATTAGCGGTAGTAATTTTACTTTGTCGCGTTTTCTTTCTTCTTTCAGGTTTTCAGGGAATGGGAAAATCAATTTGCTTAATAAACGGGACGATGAAGCGCTGGCGCAGATACTTGCAGATTTTTTAAGAAAAAAACTTTTGAGTGATGGCAGAAAGTTTTCTTTTGAAACAGTCTTTTCTCATTCTTCAAAAATAGAAATTATGAAGCATGCAAAAAATGCCGGGTACAAAATTTACCTCTATTTCGTTTGTACTGAGAGCCCGGAAATTAATATAAGACGAGTCAAAAAAAGAGTAAAGCAAAATGGTCATGATGTTCCTGTAGATCGCCTAAAATCAAGATACAATCGCTCCTTGCGGTTTCTTTATGGTGCTTCACAATTGGCATATCAGGCATTCTTTTTTGATAACTCTACTGATCAATTACAACCTTACTTTGCACATTTCAAAATTCAAAAAGGAGTTAAATTATGGGATGAGATGGATATTGAAAAAATTCCAATGTGGTTTTATAAACATTATTTTGCTAAAGTAAAGAAGAAAAAATAA
- a CDS encoding AsmA family protein encodes MTEEIKPKKKKKSMPKRILKWTGITFLALLITAIILPFIFKDKIIQYVKDEVNKNLNATVTFGDFDLTLISSFPDFRFTIRDVKVVGKNEFAKDTLANIPELKLDLNLMSVIAGSRYKVNSIRLTHPHIHVRVLANGKSNYDIVKTDTVPTKDATPKTPSKFKLALKKMELTGAYISYDDASLGMKTVIDNMNYILDGDFTQDNFNMDNDLNIEKFSLDYGGMSYLKNVKTVAKVSLGMDLVNWKFTFKENEFNLNDLGLGLNGFFAMPGDDYNMDLSFKAKQNDFKNFLSLIPGAYTKDFSSVKASGKLSFDGFLKGTYSEKQNKMPGFGLNFNITDGSVQYPSVPKSISAINVDCKIDDASGVPDETKIDVNKMHIDFGGNPVEGGLHVSTPVSDANLDGWVKCHLDLATLKDVMPLEKDDQLNGKVDADVKMKGRMSQIEKEQYDQFDCSGTLGVQQMIYKTKSLPYDITIDAMNMNFTPQFVAVNKFDGKIGKNDMHADGRIDNLLTYIFKDSLLRGSFNFNSSMMDLNQFMGESSSATPDTASMAVIDVPGNIDFTLKSAILKLIYTDINMDNVSGIVTIKDKTVDVSRLKMNLMGGSMMLDGKYSMSALTDPKVDLQMEISDFDIQQTEKYFNTVEKLVPVAKYTTGKFSSKLKYASDLDHKMMPVVTSINGDGTLSTKQVEVSGFAPLNKLDDALKMNKFKKITITDINNISFKIENGRVTTQPFDFKSGKSTGKIGGSTGVDQSINYAMDVAIPRTEFGPANAALDGMVSSVKAKGIPFTLGDVVNVQALFGGTVTNPTVKTNLKEAGGNLMDALKNNIVNTVTQKADSLKNVGVNKACEEAQKQFDDAKAKAAQVKTTSYQAADAAKKAAYDQADALEKSSSNPLQKIANKKAADIARKKADDICTKAKTDADKTEADAVARAQAEKDAKCK; translated from the coding sequence ATGACAGAAGAAATCAAACCGAAAAAGAAAAAGAAAAGCATGCCGAAGAGAATTCTCAAATGGACAGGAATAACTTTTCTTGCATTGCTCATTACTGCGATCATTCTGCCTTTTATTTTCAAGGATAAGATCATCCAGTATGTGAAAGATGAAGTGAATAAAAATCTCAACGCTACTGTTACGTTCGGCGATTTCGATCTCACGCTCATCAGCAGTTTTCCGGATTTCCGTTTTACGATCAGGGATGTGAAAGTTGTTGGTAAAAATGAATTTGCAAAAGATACGCTGGCAAATATTCCGGAACTGAAACTCGATCTCAATCTCATGAGCGTGATCGCGGGCAGCCGGTACAAAGTGAATTCCATCCGGCTCACGCATCCGCACATTCACGTGCGTGTGCTCGCGAACGGAAAATCGAATTACGATATAGTGAAAACGGACACGGTTCCAACAAAAGATGCTACGCCTAAAACGCCTTCGAAATTTAAATTGGCACTGAAAAAAATGGAACTTACCGGCGCCTACATTTCCTACGACGACGCTTCGCTCGGAATGAAAACCGTGATCGACAATATGAATTATATTCTCGATGGTGATTTTACGCAGGACAATTTCAATATGGATAATGATCTGAACATTGAAAAATTTTCGCTGGACTACGGCGGAATGAGTTACCTGAAAAATGTGAAGACCGTTGCTAAAGTTTCACTCGGTATGGATCTCGTGAACTGGAAATTCACTTTTAAAGAAAATGAATTCAACCTGAATGATCTTGGTTTGGGGCTCAACGGATTTTTTGCAATGCCGGGAGATGATTACAACATGGATCTCAGTTTCAAAGCAAAGCAAAATGATTTCAAGAATTTTCTTTCTCTTATTCCCGGTGCGTACACAAAAGATTTTTCAAGCGTGAAAGCATCCGGAAAACTTTCGTTCGACGGATTTCTTAAAGGAACTTACAGTGAGAAGCAGAATAAAATGCCGGGCTTCGGTTTGAATTTCAATATTACCGATGGAAGTGTGCAATATCCTTCTGTTCCCAAATCCATAAGCGCGATCAATGTCGATTGTAAGATCGATGATGCTTCCGGCGTTCCCGATGAAACAAAGATCGATGTGAATAAAATGCATATTGATTTCGGTGGAAACCCGGTGGAAGGAGGATTGCATGTTTCCACTCCTGTTTCCGATGCGAATCTTGATGGATGGGTGAAATGTCATCTGGACCTTGCTACACTGAAAGATGTGATGCCATTGGAAAAAGATGATCAGCTCAATGGAAAAGTAGATGCCGATGTGAAAATGAAAGGAAGAATGTCGCAGATCGAAAAAGAACAGTACGACCAGTTCGATTGCAGCGGAACGCTCGGTGTGCAGCAAATGATCTACAAAACAAAATCATTGCCGTATGATATTACTATCGATGCGATGAACATGAATTTCACGCCGCAATTCGTTGCTGTGAATAAATTCGACGGGAAGATCGGGAAGAATGATATGCATGCTGATGGAAGGATCGACAACCTGCTCACTTATATTTTCAAAGATTCATTGCTGCGCGGAAGTTTCAATTTCAATTCTTCGATGATGGATCTCAATCAATTCATGGGCGAATCATCTTCTGCAACTCCGGATACGGCTTCCATGGCGGTGATCGATGTTCCGGGAAATATTGATTTCACATTGAAATCGGCGATCCTGAAATTAATTTACACCGACATCAACATGGATAATGTTTCCGGCATTGTAACGATCAAAGACAAAACCGTTGATGTGAGCCGGCTCAAAATGAATTTAATGGGAGGATCCATGATGCTTGATGGAAAATATTCCATGTCTGCTTTAACGGATCCTAAAGTGGATCTGCAGATGGAGATCAGCGATTTTGATATTCAGCAAACGGAAAAATATTTCAACACTGTGGAAAAATTGGTTCCTGTTGCAAAATATACCACCGGAAAATTTTCTTCGAAGCTGAAGTATGCAAGTGATCTTGATCACAAAATGATGCCGGTAGTCACTTCGATCAACGGCGATGGAACACTCAGCACAAAGCAAGTGGAGGTAAGCGGGTTCGCTCCGCTGAATAAGCTCGATGACGCGCTCAAGATGAATAAATTTAAAAAAATAACCATCACCGATATCAATAACATCAGTTTCAAGATCGAGAACGGTCGTGTTACAACACAACCCTTCGATTTCAAGTCCGGTAAATCAACAGGCAAGATCGGCGGATCTACCGGCGTCGATCAATCCATCAATTATGCAATGGACGTTGCCATTCCAAGAACAGAATTCGGCCCGGCCAATGCAGCGCTCGACGGAATGGTATCTTCGGTAAAAGCAAAAGGAATTCCATTCACGCTCGGCGATGTGGTGAATGTACAGGCACTCTTCGGCGGAACAGTTACGAATCCAACAGTGAAAACGAATCTGAAAGAAGCCGGCGGGAACCTGATGGATGCATTAAAAAATAATATTGTGAATACGGTGACGCAGAAAGCCGACAGTCTGAAAAATGTGGGAGTGAATAAAGCGTGCGAAGAAGCGCAGAAACAATTCGATGATGCAAAAGCAAAAGCTGCACAAGTCAAAACCACTTCTTACCAGGCAGCCGACGCAGCGAAAAAAGCTGCTTATGACCAGGCCGATGCATTGGAAAAAAGTTCATCCAACCCGCTGCAAAAAATTGCCAATAAAAAAGCGGCAGACATTGCGCGTAAAAAAGCCGATGACATTTGCACAAAAGCAAAAACGGATGCCGATAAAACAGAGGCGGATGCAGTTGCAAGAGCCCAGGCGGAAAAAGATGCCAAATGTAAGTAG